A portion of the Malassezia japonica chromosome 3, complete sequence genome contains these proteins:
- the RPN3 gene encoding 26S proteasome non-ATPase regulatory subunit (EggNog:ENOG503NV8D; COG:O), which produces MSAHGKAEAVPEESSKAQYLALLRHNVALIQRSVLHVEQRYLGRVLRSLPYVRRQLHDKADVLALVVQESLPEASAAGMRDALLGLLPAAYQQEAPAKEEAMDEDAPAEKTPPAAPSLSPEAVPETVAYLRLLAVVYTLDQLKDVPKATQLCQQALDDVLRQNRRSLDLLGGKLVFYLGRCYELSAGGLAALRDTLLGLQRTASLRHDEETNATVINLLLRLYIVDGNLYDQADKLVARAPFPRANASNPQVARYDYYVGRIRAVQLNYSDAHAHLQQAIRRAPQQGQQVNSASAKDASSKTLAAGFLQTAYKFLIIVELLMGELPERAVFRIPMLRRALASYLPIVQAVRVGDLSLFQTTLQQHQALFQRDRTYSLILRLRHNVIKTGIRRISLAYSRISLADITRKLHLESEEDAEYVIAKAIRDGVIDARVEHDSATMVSNEAVDIYATNEPQAQLQQRIHFCIQLHNDSVKAMRYSLDSHRAELASATAARERERELANEIADGDMEDSEEDWP; this is translated from the coding sequence ATGTCTGCCCAcggcaaggccgaggccgtgccggAAGAAAGCAGCAAAGCGCAGtaccttgcgctgctgcgccacaATGTTGCGCTGATCCAGCGTAGTGTtctgcacgtcgagcagcgctaCCTCGGCCGTGTGTTGCGGTCGCTGCCCTACGTCCGCCGCCAGCTCCACGACAAGGCGGATGtgctggcgctcgtcgtgcaAGAGTCGCTGCCGGAGGCCAGTGCTGCCGGTatgcgcgatgcgctgctgggGCTGCTCCCTGCGGCCTACCAGCAAGAGGCGCCCGCCAAAGAAGAGGcgatggacgaggacgcTCCGGCGGAAAagacgccgccggccgcaccgTCGTTGAGCCCCGAAGCCGTGCCCGAGACGGTGGCGTacctgcgcctcctcgcGGTTGTCTacacgctcgaccagctgaAGGACGTGCCGAAAGCAACGCAGCTGTgccagcaggcgctcgacgatgtcctgcgccagaaccggcgctcgctcgacctgctggGTGGCAAGTTGGTCTTTTACCTCGGTCGCTGCTACGAGCTGAGTGCTGGCGGActtgccgcgctgcgtgatacgctccttggcctgcagcgcaccgcgtcgctgcgccacgACGAAGAGACGAATGCGACCGTGATCAACCTTTTGCTGCGCCTCTACATTGTCGACGGAAACCTGTACGACCAGGCAGACAAGCTcgtggcgcgtgcgccctTCCCCCGCGCGAACGCGTCGAACCCCCAGGTGGCGCGCTACGACTACTACGTCGGCCGCATCCGCGCCGTCCAGCTGAACTACtccgacgcgcacgcccatCTGCAGCAGGCGATCCGCCGCGCCCCCCAGCAGGGCCAGCAGGTGAACAGCGCAAGTGCAAaggacgcgtcgagcaagACGCTGGCGGCGGGCTTCCTCCAGACCGCGTACAAGTTCCTGATCattgtcgagctgctgatGGGCGAGCTGCCGGAACGTGCCGTGTTCCGTATCCccatgctgcgccgcgctctcgCGTCGTACCTGCCGATTGTGCAGGCAGTGCGTGTGGGTGATCTGTCGCTCTTCCAGACCACGCTGCAACAGCACCAGGCGTTGTTCCAGCGCGACAGGACCTACTCGCTGATCCTGCGTCTGCGCCACAACGTCATCAAGACGGGTATCCGGCGCATCTCGCTCGCGTACTCGCGCATCTCGCTCGCGGACATTACGCGCAAGCTGCACCTCGAGTCGGAGGAGGACGCGGAGTACGTCATTGCCAAGGCGAtccgcgacggcgtgattgatgcgcgtgtcgagcacgacaGTGCGACGATGGTCTCGAACGAGGCCGTGGATATCTACGCGACCAACGAGCcccaggcgcagctgcagcagcgcattcACTTTTGCATTCAGCTGCACAACGACAGTGTCAAGGCGATGCGCTACTCGCTCGACTCGCACCGCGCGGAGCTTGCCTCtgcgacggccgcgcgcgagcgcgagcgcgaacTCGCCAACGAAatcgccgacggcgacaTGGAGGACTCGGAGGAGGACTGGCCGTAG
- a CDS encoding uncharacterized protein (EggNog:ENOG503P7PM; COG:T; COG:Z), whose amino-acid sequence MAKPYHKQCLKCVVCNKLLDSVSLLEHEGEPFCNNCHRTHLGQGKDKFGTAVPLRPKVDVTPKKSEGSSQPNTPSRLARATPDAATPSPSRRPLPTTPSGSANPLSLPNSLSRQSLGERSMEAAQSELSFEKAPTITSPSAPIISGTPLCARCQKPVYFAEQKQAAGRKWHRACLRCDGCNTSLDPGKVQDGPADLAHRGLPNTWCRMCYAKHFGPRGIGVAGLSFPDMAT is encoded by the exons ATGGCTAAGCCATATCACAAGCAATGCTTAAAATGCGTGGTATGCAACAAGCTCCTCGACAGTGtgtcgctgctcgagcacgaaGGCGAGCCCTTTTGCAACAACTGCCACCGgacgcacctcggccaAGGCAAGGACAAGTTTGGgacggccgtgccgctccGTCCCAAGGTTGACGTCACGCCGAAGAAATCAGAAGGCTCGTCGCAGCCGAacacgccgagccgcctcgcgcgcgcgacacccgacgcagcgacgccgtcgccaagccgccgcccgctgcccacgacgccgagtgGGAGTGCGAATCCCCTGTCGCTTCCCAATTCCCTCAGCCGACAGAGCCTGGGCGAGCGGAGTatggaggcggcgcagagcGAGCTCTCGTTTGAAAAGGCACCGACGATCACCTCGCCGTCCGCCCCGATCAtcagcggcacgccgctctgTGCGCGGTGCCAAAAGCCAGTGT ATTTTGCAGAGCAAAAGCAGGCGGCCGGCCGCAAGTGGCACCGGGCGTGCCTGCGGTGCGACGGGTGCAACACGTCGCTGGACCCCGGCAAGGTGCAGGACGGCCCTGCAgacctcgcgcaccgcggTCTTCCGAACACGTGGTGTCGAATGTGCTACGCCAAG CATTTTGGCCCCCGCGGTATCGGCGTAGCGGGCCTGTCCTTTCCAGACATGGCAACATGA
- a CDS encoding uncharacterized protein (EggNog:ENOG503Q542; COG:K), with protein MDAPVTPTSASPSPPAQRAQGGDAAQAQVPRAQLPIDEIVRRDLETRTRAVVDALYELATRAADVQPSAQLGESVLVDAGRNPDSHTRTFVNRLASENQYSVGQHASIRAYRDALGAALGEAFPELKPSLDEEMRHTS; from the exons ATGGACGCACCGGTGacgccgacctcggcgtcgccctcgcccccggcgcagcgcgcgcaggggggcgacgcagcgcaggcaCAGGTGCCGCGCGCACAGCTGCCGATCGACGAGATTGTGCGGCGCGACCTCGAGACGCGGACACGCGCcgtggtcgacgcgctgtacgaactcgcgacgcgcgccgccgacgtccaGCCGAGCGCACAGCTGGGCGAGAGCGT cctcgtcgacgcagGGCGTAATCCAGACAGCCACACGCGCACGTTTGTCAACCggctcgcgagcgagaACCAGTACTCGGTCGGCCAACACGCATCGATCCGC GCCTATCgcgacgcactcggcgcggcgctcggcgaggcgttcCCAGAGCTCAAGCCGAGCTTGGACGAGGAGATGCGCCACACGAGCTAG
- the MRD1 gene encoding Multiple RNA-binding domain-containing protein 1 (EggNog:ENOG503NU06; COG:A) → MSRLIVKGLPSYLTDVRLREHFAEKGSVTDAKLMKRPDGTSRRFGFVGYRSEEEAEAAKAYFDRTYIDTSRISVAIAKQIGDEELQKRRQARMAKDEPKPKEEKKRKAEPSASSGASFEEFLAVMAPKLKRKSWQNNEDLEQVPETDEPEKKTKKKKTQEKKEDEPAPAPSDEAAANEELSDLEYMRRRMRHKVAGGEEEKAFVQSDSEDEEEEEEEEEEEEPEDNARRRAQLEEEQRKDEENVDTIMQSGRLFVRNLPFSATEDELDQFFSTFGAVQQVHIPLDAETKASKGLAFVKYHDPAHALLAYRGRNGAIFQGRLVHVLPAVDVKPKPETPATLKQKRSAAQKANAGKDFNWSMLYMNSDAVAASISDRLGVSKSDILNPEESTTSAAVRLALAETRIIQETKEFFEQHGMRLEALENVKERSDDTILVKNIPYGTTGDEIRALFSRFGDVARVLIPPSNTIAVVEMPVVGEARAAFRGLAYKRFKDSVLYLEKAPAAFLPEQGAGDKETISGVRGIAAPASSRSLLTPEQEGDVAATLYVKNLSFATTTERLVDAFRAMDDFAFARVQTKPDPKHAGARLSMGYGFVGFTSQASAQAAQRAMDGYLLDGHTLAVTFAKRGHDADDVKPQRAPSAKMLVKNVPFEATKKDLRELFGAHGQLKSVRLPKQVHGRTRGFGFVEFVSRREAETAMAALKHTHLLGRHLVLEWAGAESEDGVEDLREKTRKAYLTDAERHSVTGQRQKIRLGTEQIADALAAAQGSDDE, encoded by the exons ATGTCGCGGCTGATTGTCAAGGGCTTGCCCTCGTACCTTACCGATGTCCGTCTTCGCGAACATTTCGCGGAGAAGGGCTCGGTGACGGATGCGAAGCTGATGAAGCGCCCCGACGGCACCTCGCGTCGGTTTGGCTTTGTCGGCTACCGCAGCGAAGAGGAGGCGGAGGCGGCAAAGGCGTACTTTGACCGCACCTATATCGATACGTCGCGTATCTCGGTGGCGATTGCAAAGCAGATTGGCGATGAAGAGCTGCAGAAGCGCCGTCAGGCGCGTATGGCGAAAGACGAGCCGAAGCCGAAAGAAgaaaagaagcgcaaggctgagccgagcgcctcgtcgggtGCCTCCTTTGAAGAGTTCCTCGCCGTCATGGCACCGAAGCTCAAGCGCAAATCGTGGCAAAACAacgaggacctcgagcaggtgccgGAAACCGACGAGCCGGAAAAGAAGACCAAGAAGAAAAAGACGCAAGAAAAGAAGGAGGACGAacctgcgcctgcacccagcgacgaggcggccgcaAATGAAGAACTCTCGGATCTTGAGTACATGCGCCGGCGTATGCGCCACAAGGTCGCTGGTGGCGAAGAAGAAAAGGCCTTTGTGCAGTCTGATTCCGAAGACGAAGAAGAAGaggaagaagaagaagaagaagaggaGCCCGAGGACaatgcgcgtcgccgtgcgcagcttgaagaggagcagcgcaaggacgaAGAAAATGTGGATACCATCATGCAATCTGGGCGCCTGTTTGTGCGCAATCTCCCCTTTTCTGCGACAGaagacgagctcgaccagtTCTTTTCGACATTTGGCGCTGTGCAGCAG GTCCATATTCCCCTGGATGCCGAGACCAAGGCATCCAAAGGTCTTGCATTTGTCAAGTACCACGACCCTGCGCATGCGCTACTTGCCTATCGCGGCCGCAATGGCGCCATCTTCCAAGGCCGTCTCGTGCACGTGCTGCCTGCTGTGGACGTGAAGCCCAAGCCCGAGACGCCTGCGACGCTCAAGCAaaagcgcagcgccgcgcagaaAGCCAATGCCGGCAAAGATTTTAACTGGAGCATGCTGTACATGAACAGCGATGCGGTCGCTGCGTCGATTTCCGACCGGCTCGGCGTGTCCAAGAGCGACATTCTGAACCCCGAAGAGTCAACGACGAGTGCTGCGGTGCGTcttgcgctggccgagACGCGCATCATCCAAGAAACAAAAGAGTTCTTTGAGCAGCACGGCATGCGCCtggaggcgctcgagaacGTGAAagagcgcagcgacgatACCATCCTCGTGAAGAATATTCCCTATGGCAcgaccggcgacgagatccgtgcgctcttttcgcgTTTCGGTGACGTTGCGCGTGTCCTGATACCCCCCTCGAACACGATTGCCGTGGTCGAGATGCCGGttgtcggcgaggcgcgtgccgcctTCCGTGGCCTGGCGTACAAGCGTTTCAAAGACTCGGTGCTGTACCTCGAAAAAGCCCCTGCCGCGTTCCTCCCCGAGCAAGGGGCGGGCGACAAAGAGACCATCTCTGGTGTGCGTGGCATTGCGGCGCCTGCCTCGAGCCGTTCGCTGCTCACGCCCGAGCAGGAAGGCGATGTGGCTGCGACGCTCTATGTCAAGAACCTGAGCTTTGCGACGACGAccgagcgccttgtcgaCGCGTTTCGGGCGATGGACGACTTTGCCTTTGCGCGGGTGCAGACCAAGCCCGATCCGAAGCatgccggtgcgcggctCAGCATGGGCTATGGCTTTGTCGGCTTTACGTCGCAGGCGAGTGCacaggccgcgcagcgcgcgatGGACGGCTATCTGCTGGATGGCcacacgctcgccgtgACGTTTGCCAAGCGTGGCCacgacgcggacgacgtcaagccgcagcgtgcgccgagcgccaagaTGCTCGTCAAGAACGTGCCGTTCGAGGCGACCAAGAAAGACCTTCGCGAGCTCTTTGGCGCGCATGGCCAGCTCAAGAGCGTGCGTCTCCCGAAGCAAGTCCACGGCCGCACGCGTGGTTTCGGCTTTGTGGAGTTTGTCTCGCGCCGCGAAGCCGAGACGGCGATGGCCGCGCTGAAGCACACGCATTTGCTCGGCCGCCACCTGGTCCTGGAGTGGGCCGGTGCAGAGAGCGAGGACGGTGTCGAGGACCTGCGCGAAAAGACGCGCAAGGCGTACCTcaccgacgccgagcgccactCGGTCACGGGCCAGCGGCAAAAGATCCGCCTCGGTACAGAGCAGATTGCCGATGCcctggccgcggcgcagggctcggacgacgagtaG
- a CDS encoding uncharacterized protein (COG:J; EggNog:ENOG503NUBV) — protein sequence MSIGKLYGQRESPRVLRTVAAAKVNGVEVEVVPTSAPADTQKPEFREKFPLGKVPAFEGPDGFLLTESRAIFAYVARLSDNTKLYGSDAKTAAQVDQWVQFTDDELTNHAIGLFVLYKGYIPYSKAVDTHHTEAIHRALAYLEKYLAGQTFVVGHRLTAADLTLASTLFTLFTGFLGASSRAKYPHTQRYYTNVVNQRAVGGAIPLDAKFAEEDAKFVPPKKEKPAKAEQPKAAAAPAAAAPAGKDEDDEPKAAPPAKNPLDALPKSSFVMNDWKVCYSNKDTRSEAIPWFHEHFDKEGWSVWRFDFKYNDELTQVFMSSNQIGGFFTRLEATRKYVMGTAGVFGTANDSVIAGVVVLRGQEWEPVLGVAPDIDSYSVNRLDLDKPEDKKFFEDMLAWEATVDGKEWADGKILK from the exons ATGAGCATTGGTAAACTGTACGGACAGCGCGAGTCGCCCCGCGTGCTTCGcaccgtcgccgcggccaaggtcaacggcgtcgaggtcgaggtcgtgccGACCTCGGCCCCTGCGGACACCCAGAAGCCCGAGTTCCGCGAAAAGTTCccgctcggcaaggtgcCTGCTTTCGAGGGCCCGGACGGCTTCCTGCTGACCGAGTCGCGCGCCATCTTTGCGTATG TCGCCCGCCTCTCGGACAACACCAAGCTGTACGGCTCGGACGCCAAGACCGCTGCCCAGGTCGACCAGTGGGTCCAGTTCACCGACGATGAGCTGACCAACCACGCCATTGGTCTCTTTGTCCTCTACAAGGGCTACATCCCGTACAGCAAGGCCGTGGACACTCACCACACCGAGGCCATCCACCGTGCTCTCGCTTACCTCGAGAAGTACCTCGCCGGCCAGACCTTTGTCGTCGGTCACCGCCTGACCGCGGCCGACCTGACCCTGGCCTCGACCCTCTTTACGCTCTTCACCGGCTTCCTGGGtgccagctcgcgcgccaagTACCCCCACACCCAGCGCTACTACACCAACGTGGTGAACCAGCGCGCGgtgggcggcgcgatccCCCTCGACGCCAAGTtcgccgaggaggacgcCAAGTTTGTGCCCCCGAAGAAGGAGAAGCCCGCCAAGGCTGAGCAGCCCAAGGCTGCTGCTGCCCCTGCCGCGGCTGCCCCTGCCGGCAaagacgaggacgacgagccgaaGGCCGCTCCCCCGGCCAAGAACCCCCTCGATGCCCTGCCCAAGTCGTCGTTCGTCATGAACGACTGGAAGGTGTGCTACTCGAACAAGGACACCCGCTCGGAGGCCATCCCCTGGTTCCACGAGCACTTTGACAAGGAGGGCTGGAGTGTCTGGCGCTTCGACTTCAAGTACAACGACGAGCTCACTCAGGTGTTCATGAGCTCGAACCAGATCGGTGGCTTCTTCACCCGCCTCGAGGCTACCCGCAAGTACGTCATGGGTACTGCCGGTGTGTTTGGTACCGCCAACGACAGCGTCATTGCTGGTGTTGTCGTCCTCCGCGGCCAGGAGTGGGAGCCCGTGCTCGGCGTTGCGCCCGACATTGACAGCTACTCGGTCaaccgcctcgacctcgacaaGCCCGAGGACAAGAAGTTCTTTGAGGACATGCTTGCCTGGGAGGCCACCGTCGATGGCAAGGAGTGGGCCGACGGCAAGATCCTT
- a CDS encoding uncharacterized protein (TransMembrane:1 (o207-229i); EggNog:ENOG503NUGK; COG:C): MATKERNALAKTNPLFSLASGTFAGAVEGFATYPIEYTKTVSQFATKAGAKPPNPLVIVKETVAKHGISGLYSGCGALVAGNALKAGVRFLSYDHFKSLLKDENGKLSGPRSLLSGLGAGMAEAIFAVTPSETIKTKLIDDAKRAVPKYPPGLLRGSMAIIGDEGLRGIYRGLVPVMLRQGANSAVRFGTYSTLRNFVQGSSRAGQALPGGITFGIGAIAGIVTVYATMPLDVVKTRMQSLEARQHYSGTFDCMAKILRNEGILAFWRGATPRLARLMLSGGIVFTVYEQTMDLLDRTFGK; the protein is encoded by the exons ATGGCGACCAAGGAGCGCAACGCGTTGGCCAAGACGAACCCTCTCTTTTCGCTCGCGTCGGGCACCTTTGCCGGTGCCGTGGAGGGTTTCGCGACCTATCCGATCGAGTACACCAAGACCGTCTCGCAGTTTGCGACCAAGGCGGGCGCCAAG CCGCCGAACCCCCTTGTGATTGTCAAGGAGACGGTTGCCAAGCACGGTATCAGCGGCCTGTACAGTGGCTGTGGTGCTCTGGTGGCCGGCAATGCGCTCAAG gccgGCGTGCGTTTCCTGTCCTATGACCACTTCAAGTCGCTGCTCAAGGATGAAAACGGCAAGCTGAGTGGCCCTCGCAGTCTCCTCTCGGGTCTCGGTGCCGGTatggccgaggcgatctTTGCCGTGACGCCCAGCGAGACGATCAA GACGAAGCTGATTGACGATGCGAAGCGTGCGGTGCCCAAGTACCCCCccggcctgctgcgcggctcGATGGCGATTATCGGGGACGAGGGCCTGCGCGGTATCTACCGCGGCCTTGTGCCGGTGATGctgcgccaaggcgcgaACAGTGCCGTGCGTTTCGGTACCTactcgacgctgcgcaactTTGTCCagggctcgtcgcgcgctggCCAGGCGCTTCCCGGTGGTATTACCTTTGGCATCGGCGCGATCGCCGGTATTGTGACAGTCT ATGCAACCATGCCCCTCGA TGTGGTCAAGACGCGCATGCAGagtctcgaggcgcgccagcACTACAGCGGCACCTTTGACTGCATGGCCAAGATCCTGCGCAACGAAGGCATCCTCGCGTTCTGGCGCGGTGCGACCCCCCGTCTGGCGCGTCTGATGCTCAGCGGTGGTATCGTGTTCACGGTG TATGAACAAACGATGGACCTGCTCGATCGTACGTTTGGCAAATAG
- a CDS encoding uncharacterized protein (EggNog:ENOG503P4JC), with translation MPGTIPFETESPRHLSESSVLAQDMPVVAETEPSATDPGVEDGTGHTTDSGPEAPTTPPLSGEEAAHALPSTREHKKRTFPPEELIIVQPSLKRQHHHPYNLQIQLLSRTVRSNPNSDSGHSESRSRSNSGASLQPSLGLGRSNSISSIRSGASDASASSSTATARRAIPLYNLDFHHIRATHILDAGTDQNVAKFTRRGVEIDNFGLLQPQEVVYRHQTRAASGTSPSNVPSVNVSDAEGPRRSFESAAPSEAELGTSPDEPSKVLRNKFFHRIRRLGDHLRGNKEGEGQPTLTRTQSIRSVTRTNTAPTFEALRLNEPQDAAHSPLVSAPAHSTPSVPQLTPGAGIANGKMTTAYCWEIKRLSRPSEGEDVNGHVHIVHGGKMNPILARIWKQFNVHNRAGHAVPPPPPHTILVRFEWVREYDVPTSPGSDTTGLPRSESRSPRSSPTRTLVPDGDTTPVAERKRQVSGDQTSTYGRRTSESSDVEAEMQYAPWTCYLVLDDATRIPVGQLTPAPHHPLVVCQLKLPNPLPDLRHSGLGPDGRGFSREELRDIVVTTSVHLVIRESLGSLQAAP, from the coding sequence ATGCCAGGGACGATCCCGTTCGAGACGGAATCGCCCCGGCATTTGTCCGAGTCTTCGGTGCTTGCGCAAGATATGCCCGTAGTGGCCGAGACGGAGCCGTCCGCAACGGATCCCGGTGTCGAGGACGGGACGGGCCACACAACCGATTCCGGGCCCGAGGCACCCACGACTCCGCCCCTGTCCGGCGAGGAggcagcgcatgcgctgccgagcacgcgggAGCACAAGAAGCGCACGTTCCCGCCCGAGGAGCTGATTATCGTGCAACCGTCGCTCAAGCGCCAGCACCACCACCCCTACAACCTGCAGATCCAGCTGTTGAGCCGCACCGTGCGCTCCAACCCCAACAGTGATTCGGGCCACTCGGagagccgctcgcgcagcaacTCGGGTGCGAGTCTGCAGCCGTCGCTGGGCCTCGGGCGCTCCAACTCGATTTCGTCGATCCGCTCGGGCGCTTccgacgcctcggcgagctcctcgacggcgacagcgcgccgcgcgatcCCGCTGTACAACCTCGACTTTCACCATATCCGTGCGACGCACATTCTCGATGCGGGCACCGACCAAAACGTGGCGAAGTTcactcgccgcggcgtggaAATCGACAACTTTGGGCTGCTCCAGCCCCAAGAAGTGGTGTACCGGCAccagacgcgcgcggcctcgggcacgtcgccgagcaaCGTGCCATCCGTAAACGTGTCCGATGCCGAGggcccgcgccgcagctttgagtctgcggcgccgtccgaagcggagctcggcacgtcTCCGGACGAGCCCTCCAAGGTGCTCCGCAACAAATTTTTCCATCGCatccggcgcctcggcgatcaTTTGCGCGGCAACAAGGAGGGCGAAGGGCAGCCGACCCTCACGCGCACGCAGTCGATCCGCAGCGTGACGCGCACCAacaccgcgccgacgtttgaggcgctgcggctcAACGAGCCGCAAGACGCCGCGCATTCGCCCCTCGTTtctgcgcctgcgcactCCACGCCGTCGGTGCCCCAGCTGACCCCCGGCGCGGGGATTGCGAATGGCAAAATGACGACGGCGTATTGCTGGGAGATCAAGCGCCTGAGCCGCCCCAGCGAAGGCGAAGACGTCAACGGACACGTGCACATTGTGCACGGTGGCAAAATGAACCCCATTCTGGCGCGCATCTGGAAGCAGTTTAATGTACACAACCGCGCCGGTCACGCCGTGCCTCCGCCGCCCCCGCACACGATCTTGGTGCGCTTTGAGTGGGTGCGCGAGTACGATgtgccgacgtcgcccgGAAGCGATACGACGGGCCTTCCCCGCTCCgagtcgcgctcgccgcgcagctcgccaacgcgcacgctcgtccCCGACGGCGATACGACGCCAGTGGcagagcgcaagcgccaggTGAGCGGCGACCAAACCTCGACGTACGGCCGGCGTACGTCGGAATCCAGTGATGTGGAAGCCGAGATGCAATATGCCCCTTGGACGTGTTATCTTGTTTTGGACGATGCTACACGTATTCCCGTCGGCCAGCTGACGCCGGCGCCCCACCACCCGCTGGTGGTGTGCCAGCTGAAGTTGCCGAACCCCCTCCCCGATCTGCGGCACAGCGGACTGGGTCCGGACGGCCGCGGCTtctcgcgcgaggagctgcgtgacATTGTCGTCACGACCTCGGTCCACCTGGTAATCCGCGAGTCGCTGGGCAGCCTGCAGGCCGCGCCCTAA
- the SMD3 gene encoding small nuclear ribonucleoprotein Sm D3 (COG:A; EggNog:ENOG503P34G): MGTVGIPVKLLHEAVGHVITIELKGGSSYRGRLFDAEDNFNITMKEITVTARDGKQTHLDSVYIRGNMIRFMVVPDMLQQAPMFKRVGPNAMKGRGIGSARGRATIMRGTYLLLTQRNRGVDALRPGLRRSVGERM, encoded by the exons ATGGGAACGGTGGGGATTCCGGTGAAGCTGCTCCACGAGGCCGTGGGGCACGTCATTACGATCGAGCTCAAGGGTGGCTCGAGCTACCGCGGTCGTCTGTTTGATG CCGAGGACAACTTCAACATTACCATGAAAGAGATCACCGTCACCGCTCGCGATGGCAAGCAGACGCATCTCGACAGTGTATACATCCGCGGAAACATGATCCGGTTTATGGTGGTGCCGGACATGCTCCAGCAGGCCCCCATGTTTAAGCGCGTTGGCCCGAATGCAATGAAGGGACGCGGTatcggcagcgcgcgcggacGTGCGACGATTATGCGTGGTACGTATCTTttgctgacgcagcgcaatCGCGGCGTGGACGCCCTGCGCCCCGGCCTCCGGCGATCCGTCGGTGAGCGTATGTAG
- the NHP6 gene encoding Non-histone chromosomal protein 6 (EggNog:ENOG503P5CR; COG:K): MPREPKQKVAAGGRKTKAKKDPAAPKRPLSAYMFFSQDWRERVKAENPEAGFGDVGRLLGTKWKEMSDEEKKPYNDLANRDKARAEAEKAAYANKE; the protein is encoded by the exons ATGCCTAGGGAACCCAAGCAGAAGGTGGCCGCTGGCGGTCGCAAGaccaaggccaagaaggaccccgccgcgcccaagCGGCCGCTGAGCGCGTACATGTTCTTCAGCCAGGACTGGCGCGAGCGTGTCAAGGCCGAGAACCCCGAGGCGGGCTTTG GCGATGTtggccgcctgctcggtaCCAAGTGGAAGGAGATGAGCGATGAAGAGAAGAAG CCGTACAACGACCTCGCGAACCGTGAcaaggcgcgtgccgaggccgagaaggCCGCTTACGCC AACAAGGAATAA
- the PRE9 gene encoding proteasome endopeptidase complex (COG:O; MEROPS:MER0000554; EggNog:ENOG503NVH4) produces the protein MEAISHAGTVLGILAKDGVVLAAEKKVTSKLLEQDKSSEKVFQLSGNVIAGVAGLTADANSLVNYARNAAQKYLLSYDDEIPVEQLVQRLCDMKQGYTQFGGLRPFGVSFLYAGYDPHHEFQLYQSDPSGNYSGWKAMCIGMNNGTATSLLKQEYKEDFSVQDALGLAARVLSKTMDTTAMESDKLEFAVLVRNPRTGEPQPHILSPEEIDSVLKRQKLAKVDENATGDTMAVDA, from the exons ATGGAGGCGATCTCGCACGCGGGCACTGTTCTGGGCATCCTAGCCAAGGACGGTGTCGTGCTCGCGGCGGAGAAGAAGGTCACGAGCAAGCTCCTGGAGCAGGACAAGAGCTCTGAAAAGGTGTTCCAGCTCAGCGGCAACGTCATTGCAGGCGTCGCTGGCCTGACGGCCGATGCGAACTCGCTCGTGAACTACGCGCGGAATGCGGCGCAAAAGTACCTGCTTTCGTACGATGACGAAATCCctgtcgagcagctcgtgcagcgcctgtgcGACATGAAGCAGGGCTACACGCAGTTTGGTGGTCTCCGTCCGTTCGGTGTGTCTTTCCTGTACGCAGGTTACGACCCCCACCACGAGTTCCAGCTGTACCAGTCGGACCCCTCGGGCAACTACTCGGGCTGGAAGGCGATGTGCATCGGCATGAACAACGGCACGGCGACCAGCCTCTTGAAGCAGGAATATAAGGAGGACTTTAGCGTCCAGGACGCACTGGgcctcgccgcccgcgTGTTGAGCAAGACGATGGACACGACGGCGATGGAGAGCGACAAGC TGGAATTTGCCGTGCTTGTGCGCAACCCCCGGACAGGCGAGCCCCAGCCGCATATCCTCTCGCCGGAAGAGATTGATAGCGTGCTCAAGCGGCAAAagctcgccaaggtcgacgagAACGCGACGGGTGACACGATGGCCGTGGATGCATAG